The Arachis ipaensis cultivar K30076 chromosome B07, Araip1.1, whole genome shotgun sequence genomic interval cccatATGAATATGATTGTGATATGTGATGACGAGTGCAGATACAACCTGTTCACGCAAAGTGGCATTCAATGATGAATGAAAAATCTACTATAAATTTGGTTGAACAAATGTTGTTACTGATATATCCTTCgtattatttctttttatttagtttaataagagtttgaaaaaaaagtgattttataatatgattttataatttttataatctAAGGAATTAGAGTTTGAATTTTTGTGATCCAAAAGAAAAGATTTGGTATAAGTCATTAAAGAAAAACATGTAAAAATTCATGTAAACTCTAAAAAAGTGACTCTTGCGTAAATAAATATGATagaaatataataatttatataactCCTGTtattaatttaaacttttaaaaagagtagtatcataaaaaaaattacaatatcattaaaaaatcacaataaaaattacaaattcGATACCCACAAAAAAAGGATGAGGCGAGCATCATCTATGATATGATTGGGAGTTGTTGTCTTGTTGAGATAAAAAAAACTGCATTGATTTCCTGCAATCTCGTTGGAGCATATCTTTGTACTATGaatgattttcttttttttaaggtAATCAAACTAGTTCCTTTaagaatatattaaaaatatggaAATTGACTAAAAAGTCCCCGTAGAAGTATACTAAGTTGGGTATGattctgaaaataaaataaaataaaacattaaaaaaaaataatatttaatatttaatatttttatattttatttaataataaattaaaataaaatttattctttttttattaaaaagtttaagaaaaaaatataataataaaaaatataattataaaattaataaaaataaaaaataaaaaaaattatattttttgttaatatttttgtattatttttattaaaataaacacaaaatacactaatttaatattttaaacataatatttttatttttattttatctcttaaacacaattttatatttttatattcctCTCTCAGTATTTCCCATGGATAAACACAAGTCTATAGACTAGATAAGATTAAGGTTACTACTAAGAGTAGTATTTATAGTACAACTGTTGCTATGCTCTGTTTTTGGATCAAGATATGGTTTTTGTGGTGTGCTCAGAAAATGGAAATCGAAAAAATTCTCCAGTTGCGCAACAATGGATACAATCCCCAAAGAAAATAGAGTAAGAAGATGATAGAACGCACGTCCTTTCAACACAAACATTCATTTTATTCATTCTTACTTTCACGTTTATAGTTATAACATGGGAACATACTTGATACAATACAACAAAAAGCCAagaaccaaaaaaagaaaatgtAACTCCATTAATAATGAGATCAGACGTGATCATCAGGTGAAGGGTGTACGGCGTTGTTTTTGTTGGTGACGCCGGCGATGATGACGGTAGCGATCATTTGCTTGACGGAGCGTCTTTTTACGGGGAAGACGCTACCTTGCTTTGGTATATGCCATGGCGGCGCCGCCGCCGCCGGCGCCGTTATCTGGCTACTAACCGAATTTTCAGtgcccttttctttcttttcagctTCCATTATGGCCGCCTCACGTGCCTCACGTGCCTCACCTCACTcctctgttttctattttcttctctgtttcttttcttctctgtttTTGTGTCTATGACTCTATCACTCTATGCTTAGCTGAGGGAAGAGGCAGTTAGTTACTTAAATAGACCACTCTTCTTTCAAATATTTggatataaattaattaaataaatatttgtgAAAAGGGTAATTATGTAAATCCAGTGTTTTACGCTGACGTATGCCTGTTTTATGACGTcaaattatagtttttttttttattctgagaAATTGTAGTTTTTAAGTATGAAGTATGAACACATTGTAAACAAGAATTTTAGAAacttgaaaacatttttttttcttacaaTTGATTAAATGTTTAGCATTTTATTGATTTTTACACATATAAATTAGTATAATTTATATtcatattatataaaattttgtaTAAGAATTGATAGAAAACATACAAATAGAagaaattattatattttgtatatttttataattttccaTCAAAAGTTCAAAATGATCAACATATTACCATTCACAATTTTTGCTGCATTTTCTTACGAGAttattgcttcttttttttttttgtctttcttaGTGATATCTCTATTTAAAATGTACATGTGATACTAATGTNNNNNNNNNNNNNNNNNNNNNNNNNTAGAGTTTCCCACAGTTGAAATCACAGGCTGGAAGGCGAACCCAGGAAAAAGATGTAACCTCTTATAactatcaattaattaattacagACAAAATTGTGCAAGAAAGAGAGAATCAATATTTTACTCTTGTTGAAGCTGGTGTACATACTAAGTTGccactactgaaaaataaatatgCAACATAGAAGATAAAATGCTCTAGAGGATGGATTGATTCAGCATTTGTGTTTGTCTGTGCCTGCCAGCACATTGTGCAAGAGAGAAAACGAAGAAACACCTAGAGAAGCATTACTCACCATATAACAATTAAAACATCCTAAACTTCAGATCATCAGATGCATAACATTTATGAAAGCATCATGTTATCATAACAATTATAGCAAAAAGACCAAGTTAACAGCCCCCCCCCCAAAAAAATCAGAATTAAGCATAAAAGCAATAACCTTAGGCTTGCAGCACTTCGCAGTGTAGCATAGTTGCTGATTTCTTTTATCTATAACATCCTCCCATTTATCACTCTCATTGAGTTTCTCATCCAAAGTCTCAATTAAAAACTTCAAATCTGCATCTGTTACAAATTTTGAGGTCCTGCAAGAACAAAGAAAAACTTCCACATTGTCAAATCAACATATTTGGCACTGCTTTAGCTTGTAGGTAATAGCAAAGATACAACTCAACTCTGAATATGATCTATCCTAACTCCTAAGTATTCGTATTGACACGTATGCTAAAACGGAAACATCTAGTgctatgaaatttttttttatatatgatgGAAACTAATCACTGGATTTGTATACTTGAAAATATTTCCAAGTGCTGAACTTAATGGTTATTAAAAAGGTGATAGATATAAAGATTCATGTGTAAAATACAACAGTATAAGCTATTACCATATAAAAAATCATACAGTAAATTGCTCAAATCAGGGAATGCTTGCTGCTGAATATAACCTTCCATATGCTAAATGTTTTGAGAAGTCTTCAAGTGTTTTAGTGCTAATTTTACTgtgtaagaaaaagaagaagggctGTAAAATCGTAGGCTACATGGTAAGGAGGGTCCCTGGCAATGAAAGGGAAGAGAGAAGCGTCGAGGGGGTCAAAGACTCGTTACCTACACTCCATTTTTGTTTATTCTCTATTAATAACAGTGAATAACAGGATATGGAGATATAAAACCTTTTAACCCAATCTGTAAAGCCTGCAGTTGCAAGCCTGAACATCGGAATGGGGCCAAATTACTGAGATTTACAGAGTGAATGCAATTAGCTAAGAAatgtaaaattattaattaattgcaTTGAGGAGGAGGAAGCGTAGACCTCAAGTTGGGATTGGTAGAATCGGAGACCGAAAGCGATGTGGATggggatgatgatgatggagtTAGAAAGGGGTGCAAGACAAATCTCTTACGTTGCCGAAGCAGCACTAACAATAACATAACAGTAAACGAGACGACAGCAACAACACCTCCCAAAACCCAACCTCCTCCGTACTTCTTCattatcgtcatcatcatcatcataatattcttcttttctttttcttctctccctTGCCCACCACTCTTTCAATTCACCCTCCACTTCCCACATTTTAtccctttctattttttttttttttagttttccaagtgtccttatttatttttttcatagatTTACTTTAtattcttttatattcttttaagtgaaaaagaaaaaaacacctaaaagaatattaaataatgtcAAAATTACGTTTTAATTATTGGATAATAAATTGTAGaacttaatttttatatattataaaaatattacttttaattaaaatataatcaaacaaaaaaattatattttttaaataaaaactattataaaaaaatatttttgacattATCGTTGGAATAGTTACCATTCTATGACCTATCCATCTTAGAGCGAGTCGGCTAGCAAAGAAGGTCAAAGGAATTCCAAGATTCTCATGTTCCAGTTGATGAACGCAACGTGTCACAAGGCAGTGGCAGCACTATACTATATATATTGGCCCACACACCAAAAGAAGAACATGTGACAAATGACAAATCACATACCACCAACATGCTATACTATATCCAAAATCAACTTAAATtgatttaatagttaatttattaatctatttaaataaatattataaatttaaattttattttatatatactataatttattatttaatgacaaatttttaaataaaattttaattcgtaatgaattagcttttaatttgttgaattgacaaaaaaaaatcatgctatactcaaaaaaataaaatatagattatgCCGATAAAACTATAATTTATTTAATAGTTACGTTTTATATGTTTAATTTGAGTATTTCTAAATACTCGTACTTAATTTTgaccattttttaaaaataataataaattaaaaaaatataagaagaaaataaatttaatgaataatgtgaacaataaaattaaaaaaaatcaaatgataatcaatttaattaatttttaataattgtgcattttgaatttaaaaaataaaaaataaaaatttataaatgatgCAGTTATATATACAGTAACCTCCCTTCTTCCgtctatttttttttccttttctcggTCTGACATTGACGTCGATAAGAACACCAGCCACCGCCGCCCAGAACACCAGCCGACGCTGCCCAACTATCTGCAGACGTCCATGCAGGCACCCCTTCACCGTCAGCGGCAACGACACCGCTTTCGTCACCCGCCACCTCCCTGTCACTTTCTTCTTGACCCCAATCTCTATAGTCAAACAAGCCCTATGTATGAGGATGAAGCACAGAGATAGAGTCTCACGCTTGTTCCTTTGCTAAAAATAGTTTATAAGTCTAACTAGATTTTAATAATCTAGAGGAATTCGGTCTGTATCTTAAGGCTTATCttaatctttttttttgttataataaataataatatatactatatctaaatttattttaagaatatatgttaagaataagactagaCACGCtcacacgtgatggtatttaggtgtgtccaaatgtgtccggagaagaattttttattttttattacacTACAGAAAACACGGAGGATAGCGGCGGCAAAATACCTGCGGCTTCTCCATCTGCTGTAATTTGTCAAGATAGCCGCGATTGGCATCCGATCACTTCAATGTGACGCAGAATCAACTTGAATTAGCGTCGATTCTATGAAGCCCTGCCGCTAACCCTAACCCAATATACTGATTTCTCCCAAAATCAGTTCAGATTACCCAAAATATATAGTGGAGAACCCGTGAAAGGAGAGTAGAAGCGGCGAATTCCTGTTCTATGCTCCACCGGGGAGTCGCGTGGCTGCCGACCCAACCTCCTCTCACCGCTGTCGACCGTTCCCCTCTACTCTACAGTACGTGAAACCCCTGATCCCTCATTCACGGTGTGCGTAACTCACCCCTGTTATCTGCTCTCCCGTGCACGTCTGTGCCGTCTTTGAGTTGCGTAGCTGCCCAAACATCCTCCTCTCACCGTCGTCGGCCGTTCCCCTCTCCTCCACCATGCGCGAATCTGAGTTATCGGCCTCTTCCTGTCACTGGTTTGTTCTTCcacattgctctttctttcttgttttcattcttgatcacttaCAAAATTTGAATCCTATTTTTCTCAAGATTTGTATATGTCTTCTCCTCGACGTCGCTAAGTCATGCTTGGAGCTGTTGGCATCCCAGTCTCCGTCATCGTCGTGAAGCCAGTCTCCGTGATTTAGAAAATAATGATGATATTTTAGCTCTTGTGAATATTTGTTGACTGCTTCAACAGTTTGTTTAATAGAGTGGTAATTGTCAATCAGCAATCCGTTAGGCATGGTTTATGCAGTTTATTTTCTACTGCTATTGGTTATAAGATTTTCATCTAGATTTTGCAaatttttatttcctttgcaGTTAACCTATCTACCcttcaaaaaatatttatattaaccAAATAACAAAAACAACTTTATCTACTAGTGAAGCCAACTAACATTGATAAATTGACACCATCTTTTACtatccaaaaataaattttgtaaAGAGTTCAGAACATGTTTAAAATTTGGAACGTAATCTTCTCTAATGATATCTTCTTATCCTTGACTCTTAATAGGAATATTTTTCCATTAATCCCATTTTCTCATTGGACCCTCTGTTGGTCATATTTGATCAAACCATTCTAAGTGATTTTTCTTTTCAGTAAGGGTTACCTAAGACTTTCCACTCTCGAATATGTTGATTTTTAGTTGATTTACAAAAGTGGATAGAATTGGTTTGTGGTATTATCTTTTATTGTTTCTTGACACATCCTCTCATGACTTAATTACCTCTTTTCCTTGGTATTTAATTTTCCAAGCTTCATCAGTCTGTACAACTAATCTGCCTACCAGCTCAATCTCTTGTCTTTGATGGGGATGTCTTCACAGTCGGTTTTATAAGAAAAAGTATGAACATATTTCAGATGGCTTTGTGAGGATAGTTCAATTAAGGAATTGGTTGAAACTTTATtcctttttctttgaatttttttgtgTTGAGCTTTATGTTGATTGTTCGACCAAGGATGAATTTAGATGTCTCATTATATTTTTGGATGACATAGAGACACAAAGGTGTTGTTATCTtagaaaagaatagaaaaagaaaattgacTAACAAATTTAAATGTGATTAGTTTTCTTCTACATGGTACTGAAAATTGAAATCTGCAATTATTTTTCTCAATTATATATCTCTAGTGCTTGTTAGAAGTGAAGCAAATTGAAATTTCATAAATATTTGCCTACATCCTTGCTGTTTCTGTAATATGTACTATTGGGattgaaactaataaaaatatatgcaACAGGGGATGTTGTGGGGACTTTTTTCTGGTTTAAATTACTCATCCACTTGTCCTCTGGTCAACGACCGGGTGAAGCAGTTGGTATATACATTGGCTTAATTTAA includes:
- the LOC107608356 gene encoding uncharacterized protein LOC107608356; protein product: MMMMMTIMKKYGGGWVLGGVVAVVSFTVMLLLVLLRQRKRFVLHPFLTPSSSSPSTSLSVSDSTNPNLRTSKFVTDADLKFLIETLDEKLNESDKWEDVIDKRNQQLCYTAKCCKPKVIAFMLNSDFFGGGAVNLVFLL